In a single window of the Flavivirga spongiicola genome:
- a CDS encoding T9SS type A sorting domain-containing protein has product MKRNIFCLFVVFVSGQSLFGQRPCDDYGTALNDAEISFTYSDISSLCHGVGNADVSNADWWVTDPSSHSAGVMIDGPRTKKLHEGSGKVYFTMKIDNNSGVNEIGKMEVYDVTASEVLTSKTVWQNEFSNSDTFQEFELHFSLHGRLDHVIQPKFTWYDERKITISEIKFTTNKHLVGTPPITNQSESSIGHVTSLITEAINGLGFDNDNGHEYDEPNKRDLIFVGKYYIAWIDQTGFYGKLNGLWLLNGLDGDSLDFVQKEGTRPYNFLAIGEKGDGDWPIGYAGAEHYEIPSSLNEGNDICLKDACNWYSIDEANAGSDPDFEWWSECATVNRQPWGQYNAPIEELVSGDTLMTVKSKALVKKLGDPDGVYDQDWCNTNMLFLDGIRRPVYLLMGYKFYSDKPYFDRTYQYYNEVGNPDFGFPQMGHWSIIHGIAITKYANDFTSKINLADYIYPNETFYEKGRDEHVDVKYRIKDQIYLPKKWRYINPDLDLTGATSGDDEFAWARQSYTLSSNASFDVGKSIHMSHIGDLFHTVLPDINGATGHCICTQLGCLEIGGGMLPFGTIGQEGGGGITGSIAGGKYSVEGVKRIGFPQGTSMKDIVNKPSKSFEFKQFETENDTIIKASGHDAIAEGIRLTTASHNAAHVIYGPVPQTYLGNDSISVATVEMKVDVNAYIKQSATKVATIEVYNIDTSTVISSRDVELGEFPLSDDAKYEYFSVKYNALKYNETNISNDYIVVRVYWWDNVNLNIDKVSVYNKTGFSSSSLSTAREIALENPALMIFQPYNQNILNLKLGEGSKFNKELELTTMLGKSIKLNTSSQLGSTYTYNISSLSSGLYVYRVKINEKFIVGKVVISK; this is encoded by the coding sequence ATGAAAAGAAATATTTTTTGCCTATTTGTTGTTTTTGTGTCTGGTCAATCGTTGTTTGGGCAAAGACCTTGCGATGATTATGGTACAGCCTTAAATGATGCTGAAATTTCATTCACCTATAGTGATATTTCTAGTTTATGCCATGGTGTTGGAAATGCAGATGTTTCTAATGCTGATTGGTGGGTGACAGACCCTAGTTCGCATAGTGCTGGTGTCATGATAGACGGGCCACGTACTAAAAAATTGCATGAGGGTAGTGGAAAAGTGTATTTTACTATGAAAATTGATAATAATTCAGGAGTAAATGAAATAGGAAAAATGGAAGTGTATGATGTTACAGCGAGTGAAGTTTTAACTTCTAAAACTGTTTGGCAAAATGAATTTTCAAATTCAGATACTTTTCAAGAATTTGAACTTCATTTTTCTTTACATGGAAGGTTAGACCATGTCATACAGCCAAAATTTACATGGTATGATGAAAGAAAAATAACAATAAGTGAAATTAAGTTTACTACAAATAAACATTTAGTAGGAACACCTCCTATTACAAATCAAAGTGAGAGCTCAATAGGTCATGTAACAAGTTTGATAACAGAAGCTATTAATGGGTTAGGGTTTGATAATGACAACGGGCATGAGTACGACGAGCCAAACAAGAGAGATTTAATATTTGTAGGTAAATATTATATAGCATGGATAGATCAAACAGGGTTTTATGGAAAGTTAAACGGACTGTGGTTGCTAAATGGGCTTGATGGAGATAGTTTGGATTTTGTTCAAAAGGAGGGGACTCGTCCTTATAACTTCTTGGCTATAGGAGAAAAAGGAGATGGTGATTGGCCTATAGGATATGCTGGAGCGGAACATTATGAAATTCCTTCTTCCTTAAATGAAGGGAATGATATATGTCTTAAAGATGCGTGTAACTGGTATAGTATTGATGAAGCTAATGCGGGGAGTGATCCTGATTTTGAGTGGTGGAGTGAATGTGCAACAGTAAACCGGCAACCTTGGGGACAATATAATGCTCCTATTGAAGAATTAGTTTCAGGGGATACATTGATGACTGTTAAGAGTAAGGCCTTGGTAAAAAAACTAGGGGATCCAGATGGGGTCTATGATCAGGATTGGTGTAATACAAATATGCTTTTTTTAGATGGTATTCGTAGGCCAGTTTATTTGTTAATGGGGTATAAATTTTATAGCGATAAGCCTTATTTTGATAGGACATATCAATATTATAATGAAGTTGGAAACCCTGATTTTGGATTTCCTCAAATGGGCCATTGGTCTATTATTCATGGAATTGCTATAACAAAATATGCAAATGACTTCACTTCTAAAATAAATTTAGCTGATTATATTTATCCAAATGAAACATTCTATGAAAAGGGTAGAGATGAGCATGTGGATGTAAAATATAGAATAAAAGATCAGATATATTTACCTAAAAAATGGCGATATATTAATCCCGATCTAGATTTAACAGGAGCAACATCTGGAGATGATGAGTTTGCTTGGGCTAGACAATCGTATACTTTGAGCTCCAATGCTTCTTTCGATGTGGGTAAATCTATACATATGTCACATATTGGTGATTTATTTCATACGGTTTTGCCAGATATTAATGGTGCTACCGGTCACTGTATATGTACACAATTAGGTTGTTTAGAAATTGGTGGCGGCATGTTACCTTTTGGAACCATAGGACAAGAAGGAGGAGGAGGAATTACTGGTTCAATAGCAGGAGGGAAGTATAGTGTTGAAGGGGTTAAACGGATAGGTTTTCCACAAGGGACTTCTATGAAAGATATTGTAAATAAACCATCAAAAAGCTTTGAGTTTAAACAATTTGAAACAGAGAACGATACCATAATTAAAGCATCTGGACATGATGCTATTGCTGAAGGGATCCGGTTAACAACAGCAAGCCATAATGCTGCACATGTTATTTATGGACCTGTACCACAAACATACTTAGGCAACGATAGTATTTCCGTGGCTACAGTAGAGATGAAAGTTGATGTTAATGCTTATATAAAACAATCTGCTACCAAGGTTGCAACCATAGAAGTATATAATATAGACACTAGTACCGTCATATCTTCTAGAGATGTCGAATTAGGAGAATTTCCATTGTCAGATGATGCTAAATATGAATATTTCAGTGTAAAATACAATGCACTAAAATACAATGAAACAAATATATCAAATGATTATATAGTGGTTAGGGTGTATTGGTGGGATAATGTTAATCTCAATATAGATAAAGTGTCAGTTTATAATAAAACAGGTTTTAGCTCGTCATCTTTAAGTACAGCAAGAGAAATTGCTTTAGAAAATCCTGCTTTAATGATATTTCAGCCATACAATCAGAATATTTTAAATCTAAAGCTGGGTGAAGGGAGCAAGTTTAATAAGGAATTGGAGTTAACAACCATGCTTGGAAAAAGTATTAAATTAAATACTTCAAGCCAATTAGGATCAACTTATACATATAATATTTCAAGTTTGTCCTCAGGTCTGTATGTATACAGGGTAAAAATTAATGAGAAATTTATTGTAGGAAAAGTTGTTATTAGTAAATAA
- the trxB gene encoding thioredoxin-disulfide reductase, with translation MSDTIEKIKCLIIGSGPAGYTAAIYAARANMSPVLYQGTQPGGQLTTTNEVENFPGYPEGVTGPEMMIELQKQAERFETDVRDGWVTKVDFSGDVHKVWVNDIKEIHCDTVIISTGAAAKYLGLESEQKYLKLGGGVSACAVCDGFFYKNQEVVIVGAGDSACEEAHYLSKLCTKVTMLVRRDEFRASKIMAARVKNTKNIEILYNTETEEVLGDGQVVTGVRVFHNKTNEKHDIPATGFFAAIGHKPNTDIFKEFLDLDETGYIINVPGTSKTNVDGVFVSGDAADHVYRQAVTAAGTGCMAALDAERYLAAKEH, from the coding sequence ATGTCTGATACAATAGAAAAAATAAAGTGCTTAATTATAGGTTCTGGGCCAGCTGGCTATACAGCAGCTATTTATGCGGCTAGGGCAAATATGTCTCCCGTGTTATATCAAGGAACACAACCTGGAGGACAATTAACGACAACTAATGAAGTTGAGAACTTTCCAGGCTACCCAGAGGGTGTGACTGGACCAGAAATGATGATTGAATTACAAAAACAGGCAGAACGTTTTGAAACAGATGTACGTGATGGTTGGGTAACTAAAGTAGATTTTTCTGGTGATGTTCATAAAGTATGGGTTAATGACATTAAAGAAATTCATTGTGATACTGTAATAATATCTACTGGAGCTGCAGCAAAATATTTAGGTTTAGAATCTGAGCAGAAATATTTAAAACTAGGTGGCGGTGTTTCTGCTTGTGCTGTTTGTGATGGCTTCTTTTATAAAAACCAAGAAGTGGTGATTGTTGGGGCTGGTGATTCGGCGTGTGAAGAAGCACATTACTTATCAAAATTATGTACTAAAGTCACTATGTTAGTTAGACGCGATGAGTTTAGAGCATCTAAAATTATGGCTGCAAGAGTGAAGAATACGAAAAATATTGAGATTTTATATAATACGGAAACAGAAGAAGTTTTGGGTGATGGACAAGTCGTAACAGGAGTTCGAGTTTTTCATAATAAAACTAATGAAAAACATGACATTCCTGCAACTGGATTTTTCGCAGCAATAGGTCATAAGCCAAATACAGATATTTTTAAGGAGTTTTTAGATTTGGACGAAACGGGTTATATTATTAATGTGCCTGGAACATCTAAAACTAATGTTGATGGTGTTTTTGTTTCTGGTGATGCTGCCGATCATGTTTACAGACAGGCAGTTACAGCAGCAGGAACTGGTTGTATGGCGGCTCTTGACGCTGAGCGTTATTTAGCAGCTAAGGAGCATTAA